The following coding sequences lie in one Changpingibacter yushuensis genomic window:
- a CDS encoding phosphoenolpyruvate carboxylase → MPDINTTPMPVGSGAPDGHELPGQIRADVRLLTTLLGQVLSESGSPGLFDDVEALRLASIEAYRDDSPEAFAKATEIAEAFSVQRADEVARAFTVYFHLVNLAEETQRVRQIHAGESELEGDIDTVPKALAQLSAEIGEDAARERLKDLRFHPVFTAHPTEARRRAVASSLRRLSALLGERASVGSAVEEERRNRRLLLEEIDTLWRTAPLRSVQPGPEDEVRSLMTIFDSTLYEVVPRVYRYVDDALQGEDAGRSKPIVAPFMRLGTWVGGDRDGNPFVTASVTKKAASIASDHVLRGLEATASRIARGLTLGSDETSPSNELLNLWHSMYTVNEELASDSARRAPNEPHKQVMTVIAARIAATRLRDADLAYADPAELIRELRVVQESLRASGAQRQAYGSIQSLIWQVETFGFHLAELEVRQHSAVHAAALAELDAGEAPSEKTQEILEVFRTVAQLQRRYGPDAAGRYIVSFTRSAQDLINVYRLAEYSGAAPVLDVIPLFETFDDLQAARSILEEVVRYPAFAARLDATGGKLEVMLGYSDSSKDVGPLAANLALYDAQQSIAQWAVQNGIELTLFHGRGGALGRGGGPTNTAILAQPPHSVDGRFKLTEQGEVVFARYGDPTIAMRHIDQVAAATLLAVAPSIEQRNVAAANKYEQTAQQLIASSRARFDSLVQGEGFAPWFAIVTPMEEIGRLQLGSRPARRGLSVESLTDLRAIPWVFAWSQARINLAGWFGLGTALADVGDEVLLREAYEEWPLFRTVIDNVGMSLAKADSRIARRYLELGDRPDFTETVLEEMELTREWIVRIVGGDALLDNRPALRTAVELRSPYVDALSLLQLRALRMLRSGDDEKPNKDWEHLLLLSVSGVSAGVQNTG, encoded by the coding sequence ATGCCAGATATCAACACCACCCCGATGCCCGTAGGATCCGGTGCGCCCGATGGTCACGAACTACCCGGGCAAATCCGTGCAGATGTGCGCTTGTTGACCACACTCCTTGGCCAGGTTTTGAGTGAGAGCGGTTCGCCGGGTTTGTTTGACGACGTCGAAGCCCTCCGTCTCGCATCCATCGAGGCCTACCGTGATGATTCGCCGGAAGCGTTCGCCAAGGCGACAGAGATAGCCGAGGCGTTCTCAGTGCAGCGCGCTGATGAGGTGGCGAGGGCTTTCACCGTCTACTTCCATCTGGTGAACCTCGCCGAGGAGACTCAAAGGGTACGTCAGATTCACGCTGGGGAATCCGAGCTAGAGGGCGATATTGATACCGTGCCCAAGGCTCTGGCGCAGCTTTCCGCTGAGATTGGGGAGGATGCGGCCCGCGAGCGGCTGAAAGACCTCCGCTTCCATCCAGTCTTTACTGCGCATCCCACCGAGGCGCGCCGCCGCGCGGTAGCTTCAAGCCTGCGCAGGCTATCTGCGCTACTTGGTGAGCGTGCGAGCGTGGGCAGCGCGGTTGAAGAAGAGCGGCGTAACCGCAGGCTCCTGCTCGAGGAGATTGATACCCTGTGGCGCACGGCGCCGCTGCGTTCCGTACAGCCTGGACCTGAAGATGAAGTTCGGTCTCTTATGACCATCTTCGATTCCACGTTGTATGAAGTGGTGCCGCGTGTATACCGCTATGTTGACGACGCTCTTCAGGGTGAGGATGCGGGCCGGAGTAAACCGATCGTGGCTCCCTTCATGCGGCTAGGCACGTGGGTGGGCGGCGATCGAGACGGTAACCCATTTGTGACAGCCTCAGTGACGAAGAAGGCGGCGTCGATCGCATCGGACCATGTCCTGCGCGGCCTCGAAGCAACGGCTTCGCGGATTGCTCGTGGATTGACGCTCGGTTCGGATGAGACCTCGCCTTCCAACGAGCTTCTGAACCTGTGGCACAGCATGTATACGGTCAATGAGGAGTTGGCGTCCGATTCGGCACGGCGCGCACCGAACGAACCGCACAAGCAGGTTATGACAGTGATCGCGGCCCGCATTGCTGCTACGCGGTTGCGCGACGCCGATCTGGCATATGCCGATCCGGCTGAACTGATCCGTGAGCTTCGGGTTGTGCAGGAATCGCTGCGGGCGTCGGGTGCTCAGCGCCAGGCATATGGCAGCATTCAGTCGCTGATTTGGCAGGTGGAGACCTTTGGTTTCCATTTGGCTGAACTCGAAGTGCGCCAGCATTCGGCAGTGCATGCTGCCGCACTGGCGGAGCTCGATGCGGGCGAAGCGCCTTCGGAGAAGACTCAGGAGATCCTCGAGGTCTTCCGGACAGTGGCACAGCTCCAACGGCGTTATGGGCCGGATGCTGCGGGGCGTTACATCGTCTCATTCACGCGGTCCGCTCAAGACCTTATCAATGTGTATCGGCTCGCTGAGTATTCGGGTGCAGCTCCTGTTCTTGACGTCATCCCTCTCTTCGAGACGTTTGATGATCTGCAGGCAGCGCGATCGATTCTGGAAGAAGTGGTGCGCTATCCGGCTTTTGCGGCACGGCTCGACGCCACGGGCGGCAAGCTTGAGGTCATGCTCGGCTACTCGGACTCCTCAAAGGACGTGGGGCCGCTCGCGGCCAACCTGGCACTCTACGATGCCCAACAGAGCATCGCGCAATGGGCCGTGCAAAACGGAATCGAACTGACGCTGTTCCACGGCCGCGGTGGAGCACTTGGGCGCGGCGGCGGCCCAACCAATACTGCGATTCTGGCTCAGCCACCACATTCGGTGGATGGCAGGTTCAAGCTCACTGAGCAGGGCGAGGTTGTGTTTGCGCGATATGGCGATCCAACGATCGCTATGCGCCACATTGATCAAGTAGCTGCTGCAACGCTGTTGGCTGTGGCTCCCTCGATCGAGCAGCGCAATGTGGCGGCCGCCAACAAGTATGAGCAGACGGCTCAGCAGCTCATCGCTTCTTCGCGCGCGAGATTCGATTCGTTGGTTCAGGGTGAAGGCTTTGCGCCGTGGTTTGCGATTGTCACGCCGATGGAGGAGATCGGGCGCTTGCAGTTGGGGTCCCGCCCGGCGCGGCGTGGGCTTTCTGTGGAGTCGCTGACTGATCTTCGCGCGATCCCGTGGGTATTCGCTTGGTCGCAGGCCAGGATCAATCTGGCTGGTTGGTTTGGGCTGGGAACGGCGTTGGCGGACGTGGGGGATGAGGTTCTTCTGCGCGAGGCTTACGAAGAGTGGCCGTTGTTCCGCACTGTCATCGACAACGTGGGAATGAGCTTGGCCAAGGCTGATTCGCGCATCGCGCGGCGTTACCTTGAGTTGGGTGACCGCCCGGACTTCACCGAGACCGTCCTAGAAGAGATGGAACTGACCCGCGAGTGGATCGTGCGAATCGTTGGGGGAGACGCCCTGCTGGATAATCGCCCAGCGCTGCGCACTGCTGTGGAACTGAGAAGCCCGTACGTGGATGCGCTGTCACTTCTGCAGTTGCGTGCGTTGCGGATGCTTCGTTCCGGCGACGACGAGAAGCCCAACAAAGATTGGGAACACTTGCTGTTGCTCTCTGTTTCAGGTGTTTCCGCTGGAGTGCAGAACACGGGTTAA
- a CDS encoding SDR family oxidoreductase — protein MSKIIVIGGHGHVARLLTPILVSRGDTVTSIIRNPDQAAELESLGAKPVVADVEKLTIDSFGDVIQGHDAVVWSAGAGGGNPSRTSAIDRDAAIYSMQAAKIQGVSRYVMVSYSGSYINHGVDEHNDFFTYAQSKAIADAVLRNSGLDYTIVGPGALTHEPGTGLVSPADAHGSVPRADVAAFVAAVLHDPTSIGQTYRFTSGDTAIADFVKSGGTH, from the coding sequence ATGAGCAAAATCATCGTGATCGGAGGCCACGGTCACGTGGCACGGCTCCTCACGCCAATCCTCGTCTCCAGAGGTGACACCGTTACCTCGATCATCCGTAACCCAGACCAAGCCGCAGAACTTGAATCACTCGGCGCGAAGCCCGTTGTAGCCGACGTCGAAAAACTAACCATCGATAGCTTTGGAGATGTGATCCAAGGGCACGACGCCGTCGTCTGGTCCGCTGGCGCTGGCGGCGGAAACCCCTCCCGTACCTCGGCAATCGACCGAGACGCCGCAATCTACTCCATGCAGGCAGCCAAGATACAGGGCGTGAGCCGGTACGTGATGGTTTCCTATTCCGGCTCGTACATCAACCATGGGGTAGATGAGCACAACGACTTCTTCACCTACGCGCAGTCCAAGGCAATTGCCGATGCCGTACTGCGTAACAGCGGGCTGGACTACACCATCGTGGGCCCGGGAGCACTCACACATGAACCCGGTACCGGCCTAGTATCACCAGCCGACGCACACGGCAGCGTACCCCGCGCAGATGTGGCTGCATTCGTCGCCGCGGTCCTCCACGATCCAACCAGCATTGGGCAAACGTACCGTTTCACCAGTGGAGACACCGCCATTGCAGACTTCGTGAAGTCTGGCGGAACCCACTGA
- a CDS encoding DUF4411 family protein — translation MFLLDTNVLIEAKNRYYGFDFVPGFWAWLNLANRNGIACSIDAVYDELRAGNDALADWATNNADFFRPLDQGTTHHFSEISAWADSQNFKPAALNSFSRDNADFLLIAYAREHQCTVVTHERSRPNAHGRVMIPDVCHAMNVNTTDPFKMLRQTGAIFDLCANTP, via the coding sequence ATGTTCCTTCTGGACACAAATGTGCTCATCGAAGCCAAGAATCGCTACTATGGCTTTGACTTCGTCCCAGGGTTCTGGGCATGGCTGAATCTGGCAAATCGGAACGGAATAGCATGCAGCATCGATGCAGTGTATGACGAACTCCGCGCCGGTAACGATGCCCTCGCCGACTGGGCTACCAACAATGCCGACTTTTTTCGTCCACTCGATCAGGGCACGACGCACCACTTTAGCGAGATATCAGCATGGGCAGACAGCCAAAATTTCAAACCGGCAGCGCTGAACAGCTTTTCCCGAGACAACGCTGATTTTCTCCTCATTGCCTACGCACGGGAACATCAATGCACGGTCGTCACACATGAGCGATCTCGGCCGAATGCCCATGGAAGGGTAATGATCCCAGATGTATGCCATGCCATGAACGTCAACACCACCGATCCCTTCAAGATGCTCCGCCAAACAGGTGCCATCTTCGATCTCTGTGCAAACACGCCGTGA
- a CDS encoding ImmA/IrrE family metallo-endopeptidase, with the protein MKVRVDVSADLLHWAVDRAGWDPETTARRAPYFNEWKAGTKQPTLKQLQDFASATHAPFGMLFLTEPPIEEVPIPDMRTIGNKAVPRPSADLLDTIYLCQARQDWYREYTAENRIPPPELVSSASTRTPPKDVAGRLRDELGFNLSERSSSSNWETAFRQLIDRIEELGVLVMINGVVGANNFRTLNPEEFRGFALTDTRAPLIFINGADTKAAQIFTIIHELAHVCLGMSALSDATMAGQVGNDHERWCNEVAAEVLLPLESLRKDFKGAITISELERLAKLYRVSTLVVTKRIFDAGFLAWDEYQETYRAEHARVIGLLAAGRARTSGGNFYYTQPIRLSHTFAKSVVASTLEGSTTYREAYRLLGIKKHSTFENLAEELEVA; encoded by the coding sequence ATGAAGGTTCGCGTGGACGTCTCTGCTGACCTCCTTCATTGGGCAGTTGACCGTGCCGGGTGGGACCCGGAGACAACCGCGCGCCGCGCACCGTATTTCAATGAATGGAAAGCAGGGACAAAGCAACCCACTCTGAAGCAGTTGCAGGATTTTGCCTCCGCTACCCACGCCCCTTTCGGGATGCTTTTCCTCACGGAACCACCAATCGAGGAAGTCCCGATCCCCGATATGAGGACGATTGGGAACAAGGCAGTTCCTCGGCCATCGGCAGACTTACTCGACACCATCTACCTATGCCAAGCCAGGCAGGACTGGTATCGGGAGTACACAGCGGAGAATCGCATTCCACCACCGGAACTGGTCAGCTCCGCATCCACAAGAACACCACCAAAAGATGTCGCCGGCCGGTTGCGTGACGAACTCGGATTTAACCTGAGCGAACGAAGTTCGTCATCCAATTGGGAGACAGCCTTCAGGCAGTTGATCGACCGGATCGAGGAACTCGGAGTCCTCGTCATGATCAACGGTGTAGTCGGGGCAAACAACTTCCGAACGCTCAACCCCGAGGAGTTCCGAGGATTCGCCCTAACCGATACCCGGGCTCCGTTAATCTTCATCAATGGAGCTGACACCAAAGCTGCACAGATCTTCACCATCATCCACGAGCTCGCTCATGTGTGCCTTGGTATGAGCGCTCTGTCCGACGCAACCATGGCAGGGCAAGTAGGCAACGATCACGAGCGGTGGTGTAACGAGGTTGCCGCCGAAGTGCTACTTCCTTTGGAGTCCCTCCGCAAGGACTTCAAGGGCGCGATCACAATTAGCGAGCTGGAACGATTGGCGAAGCTGTACCGCGTAAGTACGCTCGTCGTAACAAAACGCATCTTCGACGCTGGTTTCTTAGCATGGGACGAGTACCAGGAAACCTACCGCGCTGAACATGCCCGAGTGATAGGTCTGCTCGCGGCCGGCCGTGCAAGAACTTCCGGCGGCAACTTCTACTACACGCAACCGATCCGCTTGAGTCACACCTTTGCGAAGTCTGTTGTTGCCAGCACACTGGAAGGCTCCACCACGTACCGTGAAGCCTATCGATTGCTCGGGATCAAAAAGCATTCCACGTTTGAGAATCTTGCCGAAGAACTGGAAGTGGCGTGA
- a CDS encoding type II toxin-antitoxin system RelE/ParE family toxin, with protein sequence MRRKLGDQRAKALRLRLNELSLATEIDELLCFPGKWEALTGDRIGQWSGRLTANWRLIVAPEDGNVVVWIVEIGDYH encoded by the coding sequence ATGCGAAGGAAGCTTGGGGACCAACGTGCCAAAGCCCTGCGCCTTCGTCTGAATGAACTGAGTTTGGCAACTGAGATCGACGAGCTTCTCTGTTTCCCAGGAAAATGGGAAGCCCTAACTGGGGATCGAATCGGACAATGGTCTGGAAGGCTCACTGCCAATTGGCGGCTGATCGTCGCGCCCGAAGATGGGAATGTCGTCGTTTGGATTGTTGAGATTGGCGACTATCACTGA
- a CDS encoding ImmA/IrrE family metallo-endopeptidase: MSGLASYSAQPDYAVAPGEHIAEWLDDNGVNAAELARRLGVTPKHISELLSGKAPLSARIAVDLERVTGIPARMWNGFEVKYREELVRLAEKVELEEQYVKAKAFPLAYLRKWGFVTAEQRDKAGTVRGLLTLFGIAHLDSFDATWLHAKVAYRKVPLTNEKTFERATWLAVGEKLANVSALPEFSRDAVIALVPELRLLTGGSDPVAAITRAQALLRDAGVAVCLVPPIPGFGAGGATRWIAGRPVIQLSMRGKTDDQMWFTLFHEIGHTLLHGQKSVFMQGMEGKIEDEADSYAARTLIPAEFTDRLPTNRNSAAVRALADELGIAPSIVLGQAQRITGDFAWGHGFRVTLKWSEDDPS, from the coding sequence ATGTCTGGGTTGGCATCGTATTCAGCGCAGCCGGATTATGCGGTGGCACCAGGCGAGCACATTGCGGAGTGGCTCGATGACAATGGGGTGAACGCTGCTGAGCTTGCCCGCAGGTTGGGTGTCACGCCAAAGCATATCTCTGAGCTCCTTTCCGGCAAGGCGCCACTTTCAGCAAGGATTGCTGTGGACTTGGAACGGGTCACGGGTATTCCTGCTCGGATGTGGAACGGCTTCGAGGTGAAGTACCGTGAGGAGCTCGTCAGGTTGGCGGAGAAGGTCGAGCTTGAAGAGCAGTATGTGAAGGCCAAGGCCTTCCCTCTTGCTTACCTGCGGAAGTGGGGTTTTGTCACGGCCGAACAGCGTGACAAGGCTGGAACAGTTCGCGGGTTGTTGACGCTGTTTGGTATCGCTCATCTTGACTCCTTCGACGCAACATGGCTTCACGCGAAGGTGGCATATCGAAAGGTGCCACTCACTAATGAGAAAACCTTTGAACGCGCCACATGGTTGGCTGTGGGGGAGAAGCTTGCGAATGTGAGTGCACTTCCTGAGTTCAGCAGAGACGCAGTGATCGCACTCGTTCCCGAACTACGTCTTCTGACAGGTGGATCGGATCCTGTGGCCGCCATTACCCGAGCACAGGCGTTGCTTAGGGACGCCGGTGTTGCAGTGTGCTTGGTTCCACCAATTCCGGGGTTTGGCGCCGGTGGTGCGACTCGATGGATCGCAGGGCGCCCTGTTATTCAGCTTTCGATGCGTGGCAAGACAGACGACCAAATGTGGTTCACACTGTTCCACGAGATTGGTCATACTCTGCTTCACGGTCAGAAGAGTGTGTTCATGCAGGGGATGGAGGGCAAGATCGAGGATGAAGCTGACAGTTATGCTGCGCGCACGCTGATTCCCGCGGAGTTCACGGACCGCCTGCCAACAAACCGCAACTCGGCGGCCGTACGTGCACTTGCAGATGAACTGGGTATTGCACCCAGTATCGTGCTTGGTCAAGCGCAGCGGATCACAGGGGACTTCGCTTGGGGGCATGGCTTCCGCGTTACTCTGAAATGGAGTGAAGACGATCCTTCGTGA
- a CDS encoding DUF2283 domain-containing protein: protein MSVSIHKVKVEIDKDADAGYIRVSSEPVSRTVELNNNVLVDLDSMGMVVGIEVLGLGTKVPFDEIFRAYHVRSEVQAIFQCMRTSIESPMSFSDGPDAVSNVRSQLHLTAC, encoded by the coding sequence ATGTCCGTCAGCATCCACAAAGTTAAGGTTGAAATCGACAAAGATGCCGATGCCGGGTACATCCGTGTCTCAAGCGAGCCTGTGTCAAGAACCGTCGAGCTCAACAATAACGTTCTTGTTGATCTTGACTCGATGGGTATGGTGGTAGGAATCGAGGTTCTGGGACTTGGAACGAAGGTTCCATTTGATGAGATCTTCCGCGCTTACCATGTCCGGAGCGAGGTGCAAGCCATCTTCCAATGCATGCGTACGAGCATCGAGAGCCCGATGTCGTTTAGCGATGGCCCGGATGCTGTCTCGAACGTGCGGAGTCAGTTGCATCTCACAGCTTGCTGA
- a CDS encoding BCCT family transporter gives MTLDANHTKDLIETFKEVTKDEEEGEIRTGVDRWVFGAAAAVAIAFLVWGLVDSDGLGNVASTALSGVITNFGWLFVIAATVFVVFVLVVAFTRFGRIPLGKDQDVPQYSTWSWISMMFAAGMGIGLMFYGVAEPLFFYVSPPPGTVTAETTAAVSTAMGTTMFHWTLYPWAMYAIVGLGMAYGTYRLGRTQLFSSMFAGLFGQRAVNSAGGRIINVLAIVATLFGSACSLGLGALQIGGGLEQSGAIPQANSAVLTAIIAILTAAFIASAVSGIERGIQWLSNINMLLAIALAVLVFFAGPTLFILNIIPNAVGSFISDLPAMASRTAGSGDASIDEWMANWTIFYWAWWVSWCPFVGSFIGRISRGRTVRQFVTGVLLVPSVVSVLWFAIFGGGAIGLLRRAEDAASAASLMVTTGPDGTKSVNSDTVLFQFLDALPIPAWMTAVLVGLCVVLVAIFFVTGADSASIVMASFSENGAENPSRWNVVFWGAATGAVAAIMLLAGGDHPEAALNGLKNITIVTALPFVIVMLLLCVSLWRDLSRDPLVIRNSLAREVLEQSVASAIEKHDGEAFELRTDESSTQEPAHQGAKPAAEHGTA, from the coding sequence ATGACTCTTGACGCCAATCACACCAAGGACCTGATCGAGACTTTCAAGGAAGTCACCAAGGATGAGGAAGAAGGTGAGATTCGCACCGGGGTTGATAGATGGGTTTTCGGTGCTGCAGCAGCTGTGGCCATTGCCTTCCTTGTGTGGGGCCTCGTTGATTCCGACGGCCTCGGCAACGTCGCTTCGACAGCGCTCAGCGGAGTGATCACGAACTTCGGTTGGTTGTTCGTGATCGCGGCGACGGTATTCGTGGTCTTCGTGCTGGTTGTGGCATTCACCCGGTTTGGCCGGATTCCGCTGGGTAAGGACCAGGACGTCCCGCAGTACTCCACCTGGTCCTGGATCTCGATGATGTTTGCCGCAGGCATGGGTATTGGCCTCATGTTCTACGGTGTGGCCGAGCCCTTGTTCTTTTACGTCTCCCCGCCGCCGGGCACTGTGACGGCAGAAACCACAGCTGCGGTGAGCACTGCGATGGGTACCACGATGTTCCATTGGACTCTGTATCCGTGGGCGATGTACGCGATCGTTGGATTGGGAATGGCGTATGGCACGTATCGTCTGGGACGCACCCAGCTCTTTTCTTCGATGTTTGCCGGGCTCTTTGGCCAACGTGCAGTTAATAGTGCCGGCGGGCGTATCATCAACGTCCTAGCAATTGTGGCCACTCTTTTTGGTTCAGCTTGTTCGCTGGGTCTAGGTGCGCTCCAGATCGGCGGTGGCTTAGAGCAAAGTGGCGCGATCCCACAGGCAAACTCTGCAGTTCTCACCGCCATCATTGCGATCCTCACTGCGGCCTTTATTGCTTCCGCGGTCTCTGGAATTGAGCGCGGCATTCAATGGCTATCCAATATCAATATGCTGCTGGCCATCGCCTTGGCCGTGCTCGTCTTCTTTGCCGGCCCCACACTTTTCATCCTCAACATCATCCCAAACGCGGTTGGTTCCTTTATCTCAGACCTCCCGGCAATGGCATCGCGCACTGCCGGTAGCGGAGATGCATCCATCGATGAGTGGATGGCCAACTGGACTATTTTCTACTGGGCATGGTGGGTCTCATGGTGCCCGTTTGTCGGTTCGTTCATTGGTCGAATCTCGCGGGGAAGGACAGTGCGTCAGTTCGTGACGGGAGTGCTACTGGTACCGTCCGTTGTCTCCGTCTTATGGTTTGCGATTTTTGGTGGAGGAGCTATCGGGTTACTGCGTCGCGCGGAGGATGCGGCGAGTGCGGCGAGCCTGATGGTCACCACTGGTCCTGATGGCACCAAGAGTGTCAATTCAGATACTGTGCTCTTTCAGTTCCTTGATGCGCTTCCTATTCCGGCGTGGATGACTGCCGTTCTTGTGGGTTTGTGTGTGGTGTTGGTGGCGATCTTCTTTGTGACGGGTGCGGATTCGGCTTCCATCGTCATGGCGAGCTTTTCGGAGAACGGTGCTGAGAATCCTTCGCGGTGGAATGTGGTGTTCTGGGGTGCGGCGACGGGTGCGGTGGCCGCGATCATGCTGCTTGCGGGAGGGGATCATCCGGAGGCTGCTTTGAATGGCTTGAAGAACATTACGATTGTGACGGCTTTGCCGTTTGTCATTGTGATGTTGTTGTTGTGCGTTTCTTTGTGGCGGGATCTATCGCGTGATCCGTTGGTGATCCGGAATAGTTTGGCGCGCGAGGTTCTGGAGCAGAGCGTTGCTTCGGCTATTGAAAAGCACGACGGCGAAGCCTTCGAGCTGAGAACTGATGAATCGAGTACTCAGGAACCGGCACACCAAGGTGCCAAGCCAGCGGCTGAGCATGGGACTGCGTGA
- a CDS encoding AbaSI family restriction endonuclease, with the protein MPSMDKSNYLFRQFSHRTRNKDFENYVVNAIWNRVGDLEVLPVTQQLVRTKKGPRFIDLYFPQVGVAIECDELHHESDDQASRDAIREASVFDALTSFDEAALEGGLHHVRQAEFKDSEELESRLDELAEIVRKRVEEQREAGTFEPWVEVHPDPVDYLRDREWLDLDECARDRVGFQYVVDIPNSLFGTALTPRQSQGWGSYRRLDEYDPAYGDLHLSLANLRVDSDDRGMNWDNTLSSDGLTLRETRLQRNQDEGQAWEKELRVWFVKDQRTNRDQSWRFAGIYELQDMRGGTRVWNRIATRLRLPTPDAPLDPSLPLFD; encoded by the coding sequence ATGCCCAGTATGGATAAGTCAAACTACCTCTTTCGGCAGTTCTCTCATCGAACACGTAACAAAGATTTTGAGAACTATGTGGTCAACGCGATCTGGAACAGAGTTGGCGATCTTGAAGTTCTTCCCGTCACACAGCAACTTGTGCGAACGAAGAAAGGACCAAGATTCATTGATCTTTACTTCCCCCAGGTTGGCGTGGCTATCGAGTGCGATGAACTACACCACGAGAGCGACGACCAAGCCTCTAGGGACGCGATACGCGAGGCGAGCGTGTTCGACGCACTGACCTCTTTTGACGAGGCCGCACTAGAGGGTGGGCTTCACCACGTCCGACAGGCGGAGTTCAAGGACAGCGAGGAGCTAGAGTCCCGGCTCGATGAGTTGGCGGAGATCGTGCGTAAACGGGTGGAGGAGCAAAGGGAGGCTGGCACGTTTGAGCCATGGGTTGAGGTCCATCCTGATCCCGTGGATTACCTCCGTGATCGCGAGTGGCTGGACCTTGATGAGTGTGCTCGGGACCGTGTCGGGTTCCAGTACGTCGTGGACATCCCGAACTCTTTGTTTGGTACTGCTTTGACTCCGAGGCAAAGTCAAGGCTGGGGTTCCTATCGCAGGCTTGACGAGTATGACCCCGCATACGGGGACCTGCACCTATCTTTGGCAAACCTTCGCGTTGACAGCGATGATCGCGGGATGAACTGGGACAATACTTTAAGTAGCGACGGACTGACACTTCGGGAAACGCGCCTTCAGAGAAACCAAGACGAGGGACAGGCTTGGGAGAAAGAACTCCGAGTCTGGTTCGTCAAGGACCAAAGGACAAACAGAGATCAATCGTGGCGTTTCGCGGGCATTTACGAGTTGCAGGACATGAGAGGTGGCACCCGGGTTTGGAATCGCATTGCCACCCGACTGCGCTTACCCACGCCCGATGCGCCACTGGACCCCAGCTTGCCCTTGTTTGATTAG